A portion of the Pseudarthrobacter defluvii genome contains these proteins:
- a CDS encoding GAF domain-containing protein, giving the protein MAADPTGQVGWGPLPVTPEPVFDSKDVEDYLWEVTRDFMAGIKGERRSISWAATLFRLGKARTLAASTEQAREADREQCSFADGPVMEAVRTGEFVLLSDLSRDRRWPGYSSAAAVHGVQSLLSVPILTEGATSAAINLYAPSPHTFTSDDLVHSQSYARQVARALRVVVRVAERAEATAGLAVVQSSLVLVDLAVRSLMNEYGLTREGALRFLQTQALHHELDLRDAALNVVAPSGMDRGAGQPSGLRQETYDGVSELPRPSAAGRDFPTGTSPRKDAAAGKEPPSAAEGRTA; this is encoded by the coding sequence ATGGCCGCTGATCCCACGGGGCAGGTTGGCTGGGGACCGCTTCCAGTTACCCCGGAGCCGGTTTTCGACAGCAAGGACGTTGAAGACTACCTCTGGGAAGTGACCCGCGATTTCATGGCGGGTATCAAAGGTGAGCGCCGCAGCATCAGCTGGGCAGCCACCCTCTTTCGCCTGGGCAAGGCACGCACCCTCGCGGCCAGCACCGAGCAGGCACGCGAAGCGGACCGGGAGCAATGCTCGTTCGCCGACGGGCCCGTGATGGAAGCCGTGCGCACCGGGGAATTCGTCCTGCTGTCGGACCTGAGCCGGGACCGGCGCTGGCCCGGGTATTCCAGCGCCGCGGCCGTCCACGGCGTGCAGTCCCTGCTCTCGGTCCCCATCCTCACCGAGGGCGCCACCAGTGCTGCCATCAATCTTTACGCGCCGTCTCCGCACACCTTCACCAGCGACGACCTGGTGCACAGTCAAAGCTATGCGCGCCAGGTGGCGCGGGCGCTGCGTGTTGTGGTCCGGGTGGCCGAGCGCGCGGAAGCAACGGCGGGTCTCGCCGTCGTCCAAAGCTCCCTGGTCCTGGTGGACCTTGCGGTGCGCAGCCTCATGAACGAATACGGACTCACCCGAGAGGGGGCGCTGCGGTTCCTGCAGACGCAGGCGCTGCACCACGAACTGGACCTCCGGGACGCGGCACTGAATGTGGTGGCCCCCAGCGGCATGGACCGCGGGGCCGGGCAGCCTTCGGGGCTGCGGCAGGAAACGTACGACGGCGTGTCGGAACTCCCGCGGCCGTCGGCGGCGGGGCGTGATTTTCCAACCGGAACGTCGCCCCGCAAGGACGCTGCGGCGGGGAAGGAACCCCCGTCCGCTGCAGAAGGGAGGACGGCATGA
- a CDS encoding SGNH/GDSL hydrolase family protein, producing MTIEKQELRSIEGGPAGHPWHRFVALGDSYTEGIGDPEPHSLGGLRGWADRVAEELAAGQPDFAYANLAIRGMLLRQILDGQLAPALELKPDLVAMSGGGNDIVFRHGDPDKLAEKIDEAVGVLAATGATVLLYAGPDWGNTPVFGKIRGRVAIYNEHLHRIGARHHAIMVDLWCLPELQHAPMWDPDRLHLSPLGHHSVAVATLNALGVAHALKPLQPRPLPAHGWTQARAEDLVWARQYFVPWVLKRLRPHQSDDSLAAKRPLPGPVFGLGRPGPFPPGHPVAGLPTGMAGGPAPEGHAA from the coding sequence ATGACCATCGAGAAGCAGGAGCTGCGTTCGATTGAGGGAGGACCGGCCGGGCACCCCTGGCACCGGTTCGTCGCACTGGGGGACTCCTACACCGAAGGAATTGGCGACCCCGAACCGCACAGCCTGGGCGGCCTGCGGGGCTGGGCCGACCGGGTGGCGGAGGAACTGGCCGCCGGCCAGCCTGATTTCGCCTATGCCAACCTGGCCATCCGCGGCATGCTGCTGAGGCAGATCCTCGACGGGCAACTGGCGCCGGCCCTGGAACTCAAACCCGACCTGGTTGCAATGTCGGGCGGCGGCAACGATATCGTGTTCCGCCACGGCGACCCGGACAAGCTGGCGGAAAAGATCGATGAGGCTGTAGGCGTCCTGGCCGCAACGGGTGCCACGGTGCTGCTGTACGCCGGCCCCGACTGGGGGAATACTCCGGTCTTTGGCAAGATCCGCGGCCGCGTGGCGATCTACAACGAGCACCTGCACAGGATCGGGGCCCGGCACCACGCCATCATGGTTGACCTCTGGTGCCTGCCGGAGCTCCAGCACGCGCCGATGTGGGACCCGGACCGGCTGCACCTGTCCCCGCTGGGCCATCATTCCGTTGCCGTGGCCACCCTCAACGCCCTGGGCGTGGCACACGCGCTCAAGCCGCTCCAGCCGCGGCCGCTTCCGGCGCACGGGTGGACGCAGGCGCGGGCCGAGGACCTGGTGTGGGCGCGGCAGTATTTCGTGCCGTGGGTGCTGAAGCGGCTGCGTCCCCACCAGTCCGACGACTCCCTGGCAGCGAAGCGGCCGCTGCCCGGTCCGGTGTTCGGCCTTGGCCGTCCGGGTCCGTTCCCGCCGGGCCACCCCGTCGCGGGCCTGCCCACCGGCATGGCTGGGGGTCCCGCACCGGAAGGGCACGCGGCCTAG